A DNA window from Leptospira selangorensis contains the following coding sequences:
- a CDS encoding OmpP1/FadL family transporter, whose amino-acid sequence MKRIPFSFFLTLLFFSFGSSLYGFQGIMPTSFGARQAGMGGAFQAVGGSVMDLESNPSHLARLTTPKWEFGTSVHFAKIEYSDSFMDQDPNPSYQNKIVETPRAVFPYMGYIHPVTDRLGIGFALYTQGGGGGLFSNINRIAPGKQTLNDTLGVDVPLGTERKIQEDLKFKFMLTKLTIGAGYRFGNLSVGIGLDLAYAFMEMKKTNMDLSRTIELPGSLAYNSDPAYSYGGKLGFSYELSSNIRVAYSYTLRNVLHMDGQMKVEGENPIIKNESRVSRYMVWPDRHVFGISYRNNSWIFDFDIKFIPWSQSFRTNRFILEQPLLTTPVGLESNVMQMNFRWRDQYCFAFGAEYEWKYGFRFRAGYSYAKTPMTPQGLNPMLGTTNEHHLAGGLGYYTTSGSALHFAIEYAFPKSMKGSESSDWALAHSIFSAKEIQLAQFQFSKSVSVLSLSFGIEKNI is encoded by the coding sequence ATGAAAAGGATCCCTTTTAGCTTCTTCCTAACATTGCTCTTCTTTTCATTCGGATCTTCCCTGTATGGATTCCAAGGGATCATGCCCACTTCATTCGGAGCAAGGCAGGCTGGGATGGGAGGTGCATTCCAGGCAGTCGGCGGATCAGTCATGGACTTGGAATCAAATCCATCTCATTTAGCGAGGCTCACTACACCTAAATGGGAATTCGGGACTTCCGTTCATTTTGCGAAAATAGAATATTCAGATTCTTTTATGGACCAGGACCCTAACCCTTCCTACCAAAATAAGATCGTGGAAACTCCAAGAGCTGTTTTTCCTTATATGGGTTATATCCATCCGGTCACAGATCGTCTCGGGATCGGATTCGCATTGTATACGCAAGGAGGAGGCGGAGGATTATTTTCGAATATAAATCGGATCGCACCCGGCAAACAAACTTTAAATGATACATTAGGTGTTGATGTTCCTTTGGGAACAGAAAGAAAAATACAAGAAGATCTTAAATTTAAATTTATGCTTACCAAGTTGACTATAGGGGCCGGATATAGATTCGGAAATCTATCGGTGGGCATAGGACTTGATCTTGCATATGCATTCATGGAAATGAAAAAGACTAATATGGATCTGAGCAGGACAATCGAGCTACCTGGAAGTTTAGCTTATAATAGCGATCCAGCTTACTCTTACGGAGGAAAATTAGGATTTTCTTATGAGCTCTCCTCTAATATCAGAGTCGCTTATTCTTATACACTCCGAAACGTTTTACATATGGACGGGCAGATGAAGGTAGAAGGAGAAAATCCAATCATAAAAAATGAATCTCGTGTATCCAGATATATGGTTTGGCCGGATAGACATGTTTTTGGGATCTCTTACAGAAACAATTCTTGGATCTTTGATTTTGATATTAAATTTATTCCTTGGTCCCAAAGTTTTCGCACCAATAGATTCATTCTGGAGCAACCATTATTAACTACTCCGGTCGGACTTGAATCAAACGTAATGCAAATGAATTTCAGATGGAGAGACCAATATTGTTTCGCATTCGGAGCGGAATATGAATGGAAATACGGATTTAGATTCAGAGCAGGTTACAGCTATGCAAAAACTCCAATGACTCCTCAAGGATTAAACCCAATGCTCGGAACTACAAATGAACATCATCTTGCAGGAGGTTTGGGATATTATACTACAAGCGGTTCGGCGCTCCATTTCGCTATAGAATACGCGTTTCCAAAATCAATGAAAGGTAGCGAGTCCTCGGATTGGGCTCTTGCACATTCCATTTTTTCCGCAAAAGAGATCCAATTGGCTCAATTCCAATTCAGTAAATCCGTTTCGGTATTAAGCCTAAGTTTCGGTATTGAAAAAAATATTTGA
- a CDS encoding patatin-like phospholipase family protein produces MELPKAKKGKRALLVEGGGMKGAFAGGVLHSLNCILPAKNFDLVLAVSSGACCAAYYATTPDPEPVSGDHTLSIWKYELAGKKLISVFHPLFGKPFLDQKYLIDYLFRKKYRILTENLGKKGLPELRIAVSNLRSRSVEYRKATKENLFDLLKAATSLPIATKGKYKVEGEYLSDAAILNPLPLQDLIEAGYKDITVVLNSPIQHSSPPLTSISRFLSFPLDRKLSKIMKFSHHTNYNTAREIASNPPKGVRIYTIAPESKLPVGLITTKQSKLEQTVELGKEIGRKAAKFLKRKL; encoded by the coding sequence ATGGAACTTCCTAAAGCAAAAAAAGGAAAGCGAGCACTATTGGTAGAAGGAGGAGGAATGAAAGGAGCATTTGCGGGAGGAGTTTTACATTCTTTGAATTGTATTCTACCTGCCAAAAATTTCGATCTGGTCCTGGCTGTTTCTTCCGGAGCCTGTTGCGCGGCATATTACGCAACCACTCCCGATCCTGAACCGGTCTCCGGAGATCATACACTTTCTATCTGGAAATATGAACTCGCAGGTAAAAAATTGATATCAGTATTTCATCCTCTTTTCGGTAAACCATTCTTAGATCAGAAATATTTAATAGATTATCTATTTAGAAAAAAATACAGGATCTTAACCGAAAATTTAGGAAAAAAGGGACTACCCGAATTAAGGATTGCCGTAAGTAATCTTCGCTCCAGATCCGTGGAATATAGAAAGGCTACAAAAGAAAATCTTTTCGATCTATTAAAGGCAGCAACATCACTTCCGATCGCAACCAAAGGAAAATATAAGGTAGAAGGAGAATATTTATCCGATGCAGCAATCCTGAATCCTTTGCCGCTACAAGATCTGATCGAGGCGGGATATAAGGATATAACCGTAGTATTAAATTCTCCTATCCAACATTCTTCTCCCCCACTCACATCTATTAGCAGATTTTTATCCTTTCCTCTAGATCGAAAATTATCCAAGATCATGAAATTTTCTCATCATACAAATTATAATACTGCAAGAGAGATCGCTTCAAATCCGCCAAAGGGAGTCCGAATTTATACAATCGCACCTGAATCAAAACTTCCCGTCGGATTAATCACGACTAAACAATCTAAACTGGAACAAACAGTAGAATTAGGAAAAGAAATCGGAAGAAAGGCCGCAAAATTTTTAAAACGAAAACTATGA
- a CDS encoding response regulator, protein MKNLNVLLVEDEVIIAMLIRRELKKIGYNVIDLATSGEEAIQITKEDRPDLILMDITLAGEMDGITAASEIKKNWDIPIIFVTGYQDRATRERAALTNPLGYFVKPLQIDQLKSLIDSHF, encoded by the coding sequence ATGAAAAATTTAAACGTACTTCTTGTGGAAGATGAGGTTATAATAGCCATGTTAATCCGAAGAGAGTTGAAAAAGATCGGATATAATGTGATAGATCTCGCTACCTCGGGAGAAGAAGCGATCCAAATCACAAAGGAGGATCGCCCGGATCTGATCTTAATGGATATCACTCTTGCTGGAGAAATGGATGGGATCACTGCCGCTTCCGAGATAAAAAAGAATTGGGATATTCCTATTATTTTTGTGACTGGATACCAGGATAGAGCTACTAGAGAAAGAGCGGCTTTAACTAACCCCTTGGGTTATTTTGTAAAACCTTTGCAGATTGATCAATTGAAGAGCTTAATAGATTCCCATTTTTGA
- a CDS encoding MASE3 domain-containing protein, with amino-acid sequence MDQEISYSNRHWINVTAAFFLASLPILIIQVFHSSVYFESEIPPYLVFHNIAESFSIIVSMSIFGVGWFTYAQSKDKHTLFLGTAFLGIALMDMMHMLGYSGMPDLLTPNSPNKSTQFWIIVRFFAAISFLTSAFIPNENGLFKRKGLMLFVPILVSAFAFIAVTYYTGLLPVTFSPEVGLTHFKRASEFVIIFVLTLALIAYWFRIPKFGWSHTKYYIYAFVFCIFSELVFAVYTTVFDIYNVLGHIYKIVSFFLIYRGVFISSINSPYRKILDTNEKLYRSLGEKENLIREIYHRSNNTLQVIGSLILLQAEAYPDSPEIKTVVYRIQDRIQAISLVHRLLYSGKDLSSVPIKQYISELSNYALQANVNTSCELSIQTDIEDRKLLFDMVIPIGLILSELLNNSVKFAFPEASSGNISIHFYEGRDGRFHLTYSDDGVGMKEDYNFRSCSSLGIQLVQGIAESQLSGKIRFKTGPNFQCEIDFPNNIYKKRV; translated from the coding sequence ATGGATCAGGAAATTTCTTATTCGAATCGTCATTGGATAAACGTAACCGCTGCGTTTTTCCTAGCTTCTCTTCCTATCCTGATTATCCAGGTTTTTCATTCGTCCGTATATTTCGAATCCGAAATCCCTCCATATCTTGTCTTTCATAATATAGCCGAATCATTCAGCATCATCGTATCGATGTCTATTTTCGGAGTGGGTTGGTTTACTTACGCGCAAAGTAAGGACAAACATACCTTATTTTTAGGGACTGCTTTTTTAGGCATCGCCTTAATGGATATGATGCATATGCTGGGATACTCCGGCATGCCGGATCTACTTACTCCGAATTCTCCCAATAAATCGACTCAGTTTTGGATCATAGTCCGTTTCTTCGCGGCAATTTCTTTTTTGACGAGCGCATTTATTCCTAACGAGAACGGTTTGTTTAAACGAAAAGGATTGATGCTGTTTGTGCCGATCCTAGTTTCCGCTTTTGCATTTATTGCAGTTACCTATTATACGGGCCTTCTTCCCGTAACTTTTTCTCCCGAGGTCGGTTTAACACATTTCAAAAGGGCTTCGGAGTTCGTTATTATTTTTGTATTGACCCTTGCCTTAATCGCTTATTGGTTTAGGATTCCTAAGTTCGGTTGGAGTCATACTAAGTATTATATATACGCATTCGTGTTTTGTATATTCAGCGAGCTTGTATTTGCAGTGTACACAACTGTATTTGATATATATAATGTACTCGGTCATATTTATAAAATTGTTTCCTTCTTCCTGATTTATAGAGGGGTTTTTATTTCTTCTATCAATAGCCCGTATCGGAAAATTTTAGATACGAACGAGAAATTGTATAGGTCCTTAGGTGAAAAAGAAAATCTGATCCGGGAGATATATCATCGTTCCAATAATACTTTGCAAGTGATCGGAAGTCTGATCCTTCTACAAGCGGAGGCGTATCCGGATAGTCCCGAAATTAAGACGGTCGTGTATAGGATCCAGGATCGTATACAGGCTATCTCCCTTGTCCATAGATTATTATATTCGGGAAAGGATCTGTCCTCGGTACCAATAAAACAATATATCTCCGAATTATCGAATTACGCATTACAAGCCAACGTTAATACTTCCTGCGAGCTGAGCATTCAGACGGACATAGAGGATCGGAAACTTCTTTTTGATATGGTTATCCCTATAGGTTTGATCCTTTCCGAACTTTTGAATAATTCGGTCAAATTCGCTTTTCCGGAAGCTTCTTCCGGGAACATATCGATCCATTTTTACGAAGGTCGTGATGGAAGATTTCACTTAACGTATTCCGACGACGGTGTCGGAATGAAAGAAGATTATAACTTTAGAAGTTGCAGTTCTTTAGGAATACAACTCGTACAAGGGATCGCGGAAAGTCAATTGTCCGGTAAGATCCGTTTTAAGACCGGTCCGAATTTTCAATGCGAGATCGATTTTCCGAATAATATATATAAAAAGCGAGTATAA